A region of the Methylomagnum ishizawai genome:
TGAGGAGGACATCGTCGAAAGTGAGGGCTTCTTGAACGACACGCATGGTTTGCTCCCGCCAGCTAAAAAATCGGACAAATATAGGTGAAAGCGCGGGTATAGGCAAGGTTTGGGGGGCTTGTCAATGGTGGAATGCGAGATTGCGCCCTTCCCCGCCCGGTTCAATTCCGATAAACCCGGAAATCGGCCTGGCAACCGCGCTCCACCCAAATACCCCAGTTATCGTTGCCCCAGTTGTCCTTGTATTTGCAGGGCTTGCCGGAAAGGCGCTGGGCGACCTCGACCCGGCCGATCTTGAACGGGCTGTTGCAGCGCTTCCAACCGCCGTTGACGCTCTCGCAGCGGATGGTTACGACATTTTTATTGTTATTGCCACCGCCATTCCACGGCCAGTTGCCGCCTCCGTTCCCATTGCCGCCGCCCTGGGCATAGACCCGGAACCGCGCCCGGCACCCCTGGTCGACCCAAACCCGGTCGTTGTTATAGCCCCAGGTCCGCCCGAAATCGCAGGGCGATTTGGACAGGCGCTGCTCGATCTTGACCTGGGCTATCGGGAAACCCGCCCGGCAGGCACGGTTGCCGCCATCGTTGCTTTCGCAGGTGAGCGTTTGCGAAACATTGTTGGACCCGCCGTTGTTGGGCCATCCCCCCTGGTTCGGCCAATAGCCACGGTTGCCGCCGCAACCGGCGATGGAGAAGGCGAGCGTGGTGGTGACGAGCGCGGCGCAGAAGGCCCGGGCTTTGAAGATCATGGGATTTACCTCGGCTGGACTGGACGGATCGGGTATCCAGCCAGGATAGCACGCCCAGGAAAACCCAGATTCCGCCACCCCGGTGGGCGATACGCCGGGCGGCGGGAACCCGCCCGCGCCCCGGCGCAAAAAGCCCGCTCAAGGGGTTCCGGCGGCGGCCTGGGCCTCGATCAAACGGCCCTGCCCGGCGCGGTCCAGGATTTCCCGGAACACCGCCGAGCGCCGGGCCAGGGCCGTTTCCTGCTCGGGGGTGACGCCCTGTTCCGCCAGCGGGAAGAACACGCCCAGCATGGCCGCCTCGGCGATGGGTTCGAAGAACGCCGCCTTCAAGGCCCAGGCGAATACCCCGGCGAACACATAGAGCCAAATCCCGAGCGGCACCGGGAAGCCCTCGGTCAGCATCTGGAAACCCACCGCCAGCAACGGGAAGGCGGCGGCGAAACCCAGCCACTCGAACAGGGTGGCATAGGTCCGGTACTTCAGCAGGGTGCCGAAATGGCGGTCGTGGACGGCCAGGGCGGTGGCGGCGGTGCGCCAGGGATTGTCGTGGCCGGAATGGAAATGCCCGGCCAGGAGGGTTTGATGGTCCAGCCCGGCGTAGCGGCCCAAGGCGGTACGGACATATTGGCCGATCC
Encoded here:
- a CDS encoding DUF3011 domain-containing protein yields the protein MIFKARAFCAALVTTTLAFSIAGCGGNRGYWPNQGGWPNNGGSNNVSQTLTCESNDGGNRACRAGFPIAQVKIEQRLSKSPCDFGRTWGYNNDRVWVDQGCRARFRVYAQGGGNGNGGGNWPWNGGGNNNKNVVTIRCESVNGGWKRCNSPFKIGRVEVAQRLSGKPCKYKDNWGNDNWGIWVERGCQADFRVYRN